In Streptomyces rapamycinicus NRRL 5491, the genomic stretch AGCGGCGATGGCCGCGTTGTACTCGACCCAGCCGTCGGCGGCCAGATACGGCACCACCGGCTGGTGGATCATGATGGCGTCCGCACCGAGGTCGCGTGCGAAGCAGGCGTCGGAGACAGCGGTGTGCACGTCGAGCCCCACGCCGGCGATGATCGTCGTAGTGGCGTCACGGGCCGAGATGACGCTCGCCAGCACGGCACGGCGCTCCTCAGGGGAGAGGGCGTAGAACTCCCCGGTGTTCCCGTTGACGGTGAGCGCGGACACGCCGTTGCCGATCAGGCGGGCGGCGAGCGCCACAGTCAGATCATGGTCGATCTTCCCGTCGGCGTCGTAGGGAACTACGGGAATTCCGACGACGGTGCTGAGGCGTTCGGCCAGGCCCGTGTGGTTGACGGAGCCGTTCACGAGGTGGTCCTTTCATCGGGTGCGGCGGGCGTCGCCAGTCCGTCGTCAGGTGCGGCGATCGGCTTGACGCGCACCCAGAACAGGTAGATCGAGGCGCTCACCAGACAGCTCGTGGCCGCCCCCAGCAGCGGTCCGACGTAAGAGCCGTTGCTGGAGGTGAGGAACAGGCCGATGGCGATGGGACTGATCAGGCTTCCGATCTGGGAGCCGAAATTCTGGAAGCCGGCGACGGTACCCACGCTCTGTGGAGAGGGCGCGACCTCCGCCGGGAGGCTGAGGATCGCCGCGCCGGCGAAGGAGTGGGCCGCGCTGCTGACGGTGAGCACGATCATCAGCACCAGGTTGCTCTCGATGAACGGCGCGCATCCGATGCAGGCGCTCAGGCCGAGTCCGGCGACGATCGGGACCTTCCGGGCGGCGCCTGGCGACCGCCCGGCCGCCAGCATCCGGTCCGATACGATTCCGCCGAGCACGGTGGATCCGATCGCGATGATCGGCGGAATCGCCCCCACCATGCCGAACTCCGCCTCGGTGAATCCGCGGTCATCGAGCAGGTAGCTGGGATACCAGGTGAGGAAGAACGTTCCAGCAAGCGAGCGGAAGACGTACCCGGTGGTCAGCGCCCAGACCTGGTTATCGCGGAGCAGCGGCCGCCATGACACCGTGGCGTCAGTGGCCTCTGTGGCCACCATGTCGCCTTTGTCGGAGCGAATGTGCGCCAGTTCCGTGGCGGAAACCCTCGGATGCTTCTCCGGGGGGCGATAGACCGTGACCCATCCCACGATCCACAGCAGTCCCGCGAGACCGATGACTACGAAGGACATGCGCCATCCGGCGGCGAGAGTCAGTGCCGTCACGATGGGAACAGAAAGCGCCGTACCGATCTGCTGGCCCATGTCGAACAGGCTCGACGCGAACGCGCGCTCTTTGCGTGGAAACCACTGCGAGACAACCTTGACGTTCGCTGGCTGTACCGGCGCTTCACCGATACCGAGGCCTAGACGGAACGCGATGACCGAGCCGACGCCGGTGGCGAGTGTTGTCGCTGTCGTCCAGATCGACCACCATCCGACCGCGATCGGATAGATCACACGGGGGCCGAACCGGTCGAGCAGCCAACCGGACGGAATCTGGAACAGCGCGTAGGTCCAGAAGAAGGCGGAGAGGAGGACGCCCTCAACCGCAGGGCTGATCTTGAAATCGTCCGCCATGAACGGCATCGCCACGCTTAGCGCGGCGCGGTCCAGGTAGGCGATCGAAAGCCCCAGGGCCGAAAGGCCGACTATCGTCCAGCGCATGCGGCTGCGCCGATCAGCAGGCGTACTCCCGGCTGTCGTGGATGGGGTCACGCTAGAATGAAGCATCGTTGCTCCTGAGGGGTGACGTGACGCTCAAAAGAGCGTTTTTCCGGGGTGCGGCCTGGGATCTTGGCGGAAAGCGGGCCGCACCTCGTTGTTATCGCGCAGGTGAATCCCTTCTGATCTGACGGTCGATGAAGCCTTGGATGTGGCGGTGGACAAGTCCCGCCGCGCCATCTGGATCGCCGTCCACCGCCCGCTCCAGGATGTCGGCGTGCTCCTGGGCTTCCTGCTCCCAGGACGCGATACGGGACCACGACGACGCCGAAACGAGAGCGGTCTGGTCCCGCAGGCCGTCGAGTGTGTGGACCAGCAACGGGTTCCCGCAGTCGGCATACAGGCCGCGGTGGAAGTCCCGGTTCGCCGTGCTGCGCTCGGAGGCATCCGCCGCGAGTGCCGCACAGTCCAGCGACTGCTTGGCGGCGGAGAAATCCGCACCCGCCTGGATACTGCGTCGCACCGCCTCCGGCTCCAGTAGCAGGCGCATGTCGTAGATCGCGATCGCATCCTTACCGCTCAGCCGGCGCACGGTCGCTCCCGCGTACGGGCGGATGACGACGAGCCCTGTGCTCTCCAGTGTCTTCAGCGCCTCACGCACCGGCGTCTTGGAGACCTTGAACTCGCCGGCGAGCTCGTTCTCCACCAGCGGGCTCCCCGGCTTGAACCGACCGTTGAGAATCGCCGCCTTGATGATCTCCAGCACGTGGGCGGTCCGCGAGGGCAACTCGCCGGGACTGGTGGGCGGCATCGGCGGCTCCTGTGGTACACCATATGTCATATACGATGTGAGACTGTAGAACTGATTACCGCTCATGACAAGCCATCTGGCCGAAGTGCACCACCTCCGCACCGGAGGGGCGGAGGTGATGGGTGCCGGTAACCGCATCCTTAGTTGGGGTCTTTCAAAGAACGGGTCTGTCACGTAGTCGGTGGTGACGGTGGGTGCCTGTCAGCTGAGCAGGATGCGGTGGCGGAGGAGGTCGAATCCGGCGCGTCCGTGCATCTGCCTCATGATCCGTTTGGTCCGGGTGTTGACACCTTCGGTGCGGCCGTTGTGGAAAGGCAGGGTGAGGCCGGCGTTCACGGCTGGCCGGTCGAGTTCGAGGCCATTGGCGAAACCGTGCAGGTGGGGCAGGGCGGCAGCGCGTGCGGTAGCGATCCACTCGGTGAGCTGGTGATCGTGGCCCGCGGCGGGTGTGAGCAGGGAGGCGAAGCTGCCCACGAGAGCTGCAAGGTCGGTCATTTCCGGGCAAGCCGCGGTGATCTTCTCCAGCAGGGCGGTCTCCTTCGGCCGCAGATGTTGGGGATCGGTGAGCAGCAGGCGGCTGGCATGGCGCGGGGCGGTCACGGGGCGGTCGCCTTCGGCGCGGCCTTGGTTGAGATAGCGGACCAGCAGATTGGCACTGCCGAGGTAGCCCAACTCCCTTATCTCCCGCAGCAGGTGAGTGACGGGGATGGCGGGATCGGCCATGCGGCGGGCACGCAGGTGTTCGCGGTAGGGGTCGACGAGGGTGGGCCGGTAGGTGGGGGCGATGCGCAGGGCCGTGGGTTCGGGCATCCGGGCGTAGCGTTTGACGGTGTTCGAGGCCAGGCCCAGCCGGCGGGAGCAGTCGAGCAGGCCGCTCCCTGAAGGGTGTCTTTATTACCGTACGGTGGTTGACCTGGGGCTTTGCGATTGCCTGCGTGTGGGCTTGATCAATGATTGTGGGTCTGCGACTGCTCTACTTGATCTTCCGTCGACTGCTGGGCTGCTTGCTCTTGCTGGGCCGGTCGGCCGCCGCGAACAATGCTGAGATCCTCGTGCTTCGTCATGAGGTCGCTGTGCTTCGCCGGCAGGTCGAGCGGCCGCGGTTTTCGTGGGCTGATCGTGCCGCGCTCTCCGCTCTTTCGCGGCACCTCCCCTCCGTCTTACGTCGCCATCGGCTGGTCACCCCGGGCACGCTGCTGACCTGGCACCGGCGTTTGGTGCGCTGGAAGTGGCGCCAGACGGCGGTCGGACCCGGTCGGCCACCGTTGCCGGAAGAGACGGTCGTGCTCATCCAGCGCTTGGCGCGAGAGAACCCGACCTGGGGGTACGTCAGGATCCAAGGTGAGCTGCGACGGCTCGGGCATCGG encodes the following:
- a CDS encoding MFS transporter, which produces MRWTIVGLSALGLSIAYLDRAALSVAMPFMADDFKISPAVEGVLLSAFFWTYALFQIPSGWLLDRFGPRVIYPIAVGWWSIWTTATTLATGVGSVIAFRLGLGIGEAPVQPANVKVVSQWFPRKERAFASSLFDMGQQIGTALSVPIVTALTLAAGWRMSFVVIGLAGLLWIVGWVTVYRPPEKHPRVSATELAHIRSDKGDMVATEATDATVSWRPLLRDNQVWALTTGYVFRSLAGTFFLTWYPSYLLDDRGFTEAEFGMVGAIPPIIAIGSTVLGGIVSDRMLAAGRSPGAARKVPIVAGLGLSACIGCAPFIESNLVLMIVLTVSSAAHSFAGAAILSLPAEVAPSPQSVGTVAGFQNFGSQIGSLISPIAIGLFLTSSNGSYVGPLLGAATSCLVSASIYLFWVRVKPIAAPDDGLATPAAPDERTTS
- a CDS encoding GntR family transcriptional regulator, with protein sequence MPPTSPGELPSRTAHVLEIIKAAILNGRFKPGSPLVENELAGEFKVSKTPVREALKTLESTGLVVIRPYAGATVRRLSGKDAIAIYDMRLLLEPEAVRRSIQAGADFSAAKQSLDCAALAADASERSTANRDFHRGLYADCGNPLLVHTLDGLRDQTALVSASSWSRIASWEQEAQEHADILERAVDGDPDGAAGLVHRHIQGFIDRQIRRDSPAR